ATCTTCGATATCTTTCACATTTGATTCAAACCAAGGTGTCCACCTTCTTTTTTCACTTGAAAAATTCAAAAAAATATTTTAAAAAAAAGAAGGATTTTTAAAAAAGATGTAGAATATATAATAATATAACAACTAACATATTAATATATTAGTATACAAGTAAAAAATATTTATTAATAGAGGTGAGGCAAAAGCAATTAGAAATAGTTAGAAAAAATTCCAATCTGGAAATTTAAAAAGAGTAAAAAATATGTACTAAAAAGAAATCAAAATTAAAAAAAAAAGAAGGATTTTTAAAAAAGATGTAGAATATATTATAATATAATAGCTGACATATTAATATACTAGTATACAAGATTTATTTTAAAAGTGATTTAGAAAACAAATATGAGAAAGAAGTTCTACTAAGTATATTTATTTAAGAAAAAATACAAAGAAAAATATCAACTTTTAAGATAAAAAATTATTTAAAGGAAGAAGGAATTTTAGATATGGTGTAGAATATATAGATTTGTAACATGTATATTAATATAGTAGTATACATGTTGCAAAATATAATGTAAAGGATGTAGAAATGATGAATTTTGAATTATTAGTAAATAACTCTTTTGAATCTAAAAAAGACTATATTTATAGAGTGATAAGAAAGAACATAATTGATTTTAATCTTAAGCCAGGTGAAGCAATTTCAGAGAATGAAATTGCAAATACCTTTGAAACAAGTAGGACCCCTATTAGGGAGACCTTCACAAAATTAGCCAATGAGGAGCTAATAGAAATTTATCCTCAAAAAGGTACTTTTGTTTCATTAATAGATATAAAGCGATCTCAAGAAGCAAAATTTATGAGAGTAAATCTTGAAATGGAAATTATGAAATTGGCATGTACAGAATTTCCAGACGAGATATTATTTCAGCTTGAATCTAACATTAATCAGCAAGAATTTTGCATAATGAAAAAGAATTATATAACAATATTTGATTTAGATAATGAAATGCATGAACTGATTTATAAAGGCTGTAAGAAAGAAAGGATATGGTCAGCAATTCGATTCATAAGTGGTGATTATGATCGGATAAGAACATTAAGATTATCTTCTAATCCAGATTGGGACACAATCATTGAAGATCATAAGGCAATAATTAAATCTATAAAAGAAAAAAATGTTGATCAAGGTTTAAATATAATTAAGGAACATTTAACACAAATAGATAATGATGTAATATTATTAAAAGAAAAATATCCAGAGTATTTCAAATAACTATTGTTGATTATATATCAAAAATAAGTATTGAACATAGTTAAGTAGAAGGAAATTAGATATCTTATCAAAAAAAGGAGCAAAATATGATGTTAATATTAAATAAAGAAAAATTAAAAAATACTGAAGAGTGGCTAAGAGCAGATATAGAACTTCCTAAATTTGATTATGAAACAATGCTAAATAAATCATATGAAAATCCTACTTGGGTTCATTTTGGAGCTGGTAATATATTCAGAGGGTTTCCAGCCATGCTGCAGCAGCAACTTCTGAATTGTGGTAATGTTGAAACAGGAATTATTGCAGTTGAAACATATGACTATGAAATCATTGATAGAATTTACAGGCCTTATGATAATTTAAGTTTACTTGTGATTA
This portion of the Thermoanaerobacterium sp. RBIITD genome encodes:
- a CDS encoding GntR family transcriptional regulator, which translates into the protein MNFELLVNNSFESKKDYIYRVIRKNIIDFNLKPGEAISENEIANTFETSRTPIRETFTKLANEELIEIYPQKGTFVSLIDIKRSQEAKFMRVNLEMEIMKLACTEFPDEILFQLESNINQQEFCIMKKNYITIFDLDNEMHELIYKGCKKERIWSAIRFISGDYDRIRTLRLSSNPDWDTIIEDHKAIIKSIKEKNVDQGLNIIKEHLTQIDNDVILLKEKYPEYFK